A window of Streptomyces broussonetiae genomic DNA:
ACGGTCTGATGCTGCTGACGGAGAAGGAAGGCTTCTGACCATTCGATGAACGCGACCGGTACGGCCGCCGAGGACCGCGTCTTCGCCGCCCTCGCCAACGCCACCCGCCGCGAGGTGCTGCGGCTGCTGCGCGAGCGCGGGCCCCAGCCGGTGCAGGTGCTCGCCGACCACTTCGACATGCGCCGCCCGAGCCTCTCGGAACACCTCAGGGTGCTGCGGGAGGCCGGACTCGTCTCCGAACAGCGCTCCGGACGCCGGCGCATCTACCGCCTCGAGGCGGCCCCGCTCGCCGAGGTGCAGGACTGGCTCCATCCGTACGAGCGGTTCTGGCGCGAGCGGCTGAAGGGCCTCGGCGATCTGCTCGACCGCATGCCCGACGATGGCGGGTCATGAACAGTCAGCCGGACGACGACCTGACCACCCTCCGCGTCGATCAGTTCTTCCCGCATCCGCCCCCCAAGGTCTGGCGTGCCCTGACCGATCCCGACCTGCTCGTCCAGTGGCAGATGCCCGGAGCCGAGGGCTTCCGGCTCCGGGTCGGCCATCGGTACCGGATGACCTCGGTCCCGCGTCCCAACTCCCGCTTCTCCGGCGTCGTGGAGGTGCGGGTCCTCGGGTACGACATCGAGCGGATGCTGTCCGTCCGCTGGACGGACGCCGATCCGGCCAACGCGGCGGACTGGACGATCACCTGGACCCTGGAACAGGAAGGGCGCGGAACGCGTCTGTTCCTAGTGCACGAGGGGTTCGATCCGGACGACCCGGCTCAGATGATGGCGCGGAAGATCATGGACGGGGGATGGCGGGGGCATGTCCTGCCCGCTCTGGGGCAGGCGCTGGAACAGCTTCGGTAACGCGCACCCACCGGTTCGGTGCGGGAACGGGGCTGGTTCGGCCCGGGGCGCCGTTGCGGCTTCGGGTAAAGCGGTCGTCAAAGCTGTAACCGAGGGAACACCGCGCGTGCACGTGCATTTGCTCATGCGTCTGCACGTGAACAAGGTTATGATCCGGGTCAGTTGACTACAGCATCCATGGCCACACCAGCCAGTGCACCAGCGGGGAGCGACCTGTGGACCGCGACGTTGACGG
This region includes:
- a CDS encoding SRPBCC family protein, with the translated sequence MNSQPDDDLTTLRVDQFFPHPPPKVWRALTDPDLLVQWQMPGAEGFRLRVGHRYRMTSVPRPNSRFSGVVEVRVLGYDIERMLSVRWTDADPANAADWTITWTLEQEGRGTRLFLVHEGFDPDDPAQMMARKIMDGGWRGHVLPALGQALEQLR
- a CDS encoding ArsR/SmtB family transcription factor, which codes for MNATGTAAEDRVFAALANATRREVLRLLRERGPQPVQVLADHFDMRRPSLSEHLRVLREAGLVSEQRSGRRRIYRLEAAPLAEVQDWLHPYERFWRERLKGLGDLLDRMPDDGGS